CAATAAACAAATCAAAATTTATTCATAAAAAACAGCTACCAATTTTTGGGTTTTTTTAATATTTGAGTTATGCGGTGGTCTTTTACTTAGTTAAATTTTACTATATTTTGTTGTAATTGAAGTCTATTAAATAAAAGTACAACCTAAGTTAACTTAAGTTGTACTTTTATTGTGTATTTCTGAATTATACGCTTATTTTCTGATATAAAGACAATACTTTGAACAATTTGTTCTTTTCTTCATTTGTTAATGTTACTAATGGAGATCTGACGTATTCTTCAATAATGTTCCATTCTTGCAGACAGGCTTTTAGTGGAGTTGGATTTGGTGCAGTAAATAGTGCTTTAAATAATGGGAAGCACTTGTATTGTAATGTTTGTGCCCCTTTAACATCTCCGGATTTGAATTTTTGGATCATTTCCTTAATATCAGTGCCAATTAAGTGTGATGCTACGCTTATAACTCCATGAGCTCCTAATGACAGCATTGGTAATGTTAAGCTATCATCACCACTATAAACAATAAAATCTTTTGGAGATTTATCTATTATTTCAGTAACAAGGTCCAGATCAGGATTACTTTGTTTTACTGCAATAATATTGCTGTATTGTTGTGCAAGGGTTGCTATAGTTTCAGGAAGCATATTGATTCCAGTTCTTCCAGGAATATTATAAAGTATAATAGGAAGATCTGTAGCACTTGCGATTTGTCCGAAATGTTCTAACAATCCTTTTTGAGAAGGTTTATTATAATATGGCACTACTGATAAAATTGCATCTGCACCTTTTTCTTGAACTTTTTTACTCATTTCAACTGCTGTTACGGTGCTGTTTGAGCCTGCGCCCATAACAATTTTAGCTTTATTTCCAACAGCTTCTTTAACCACTGTTAATAGGTTTAATTCTTCCTCATGGGTTAAAGTTGGTGATTCTCCTGTGGTACCTGCAACTAAAATGGCATCTGAACCATTATTAGCCAAATGTTTTGCTAGCTTTTCAGCAGCAATGTAATCAACTTCTAATTTTTCATTGAAAGGCGTTGCCATAGCTGTTATAACTTCGCCACAATCAAATCTAATATTCATAGGACACTCCTTATTAAAAAAGTTAAGTGATTTAAATTATGCAGGAACTCTGACCAGGTCCATTTCTACAAGCTTTTCTGCAATTCTGACGGCATTAAGAGCGGCTCCAATTCTAAGATTGTCAGCTACTACCCACATTGCAATACCATTATCACTTGCAAGGTCTTTTCTGATTCTGCCAACATAAA
This region of Candidatus Melainabacteria bacterium RIFOXYA2_FULL_32_9 genomic DNA includes:
- a CDS encoding 4-hydroxy-tetrahydrodipicolinate synthase yields the protein MNIRFDCGEVITAMATPFNEKLEVDYIAAEKLAKHLANNGSDAILVAGTTGESPTLTHEEELNLLTVVKEAVGNKAKIVMGAGSNSTVTAVEMSKKVQEKGADAILSVVPYYNKPSQKGLLEHFGQIASATDLPIILYNIPGRTGINMLPETIATLAQQYSNIIAVKQSNPDLDLVTEIIDKSPKDFIVYSGDDSLTLPMLSLGAHGVISVASHLIGTDIKEMIQKFKSGDVKGAQTLQYKCFPLFKALFTAPNPTPLKACLQEWNIIEEYVRSPLVTLTNEEKNKLFKVLSLYQKISV